Proteins encoded together in one Planctomyces sp. SH-PL14 window:
- a CDS encoding c-type cytochrome, protein MPLRRLAGLLTIAGLLTGTVSAADDAPPISRQAPEILTIVTPDNPNPKTKGDESREIFLKGAVPQWIWGPDANTVYQLRKTFTADTKAASLFVSCDNSGTVTLNGKKIASDVPWDSPAILDIQKDLKAGENELIVLVKNEGGASGFLCSLALTKQDGSVECIVSDNSWTVAKADGEKLEGVAPRLIGKLGDGPWKDVIRGRDNDGDPTRGLFRGLNGFQVEKLYTVPKEEQGSWVSMTFDDKGRIIASDQGDKGLFRITPSPIGSDQPTLIEKIPAKITSAQGLLCAFGSLYVSVNGGPGSGLYRVRDTDSDDQYDEVTKLATFLGGGEHGPHALRLAPDGASIYVVCGNHTRPPEKIDSSRIPTNWQEDQAIPRMWDANGHAVGIMAPGGWVARTDPEGKTWEIVSVGYRNQYDMDFNADGELFVYDSDMEWDFGMPWYRPTRVNHATSGSEFGWRSGSGVWPNYYADSLPPTVEIGPGSPVGVSFGYGAKFPAKYQKALYLCDWTFGTMYAVHLEPDGASYKSSIEEFLSRTPLPLTDCDIGPDGALYFTVGGRGTQSELFRVTYVGKESTVAVDAHDEAGRKDRELRHHLESFHRRAEDPEAAVKAAWTYLAHPDRFIRYAARIAVENQPVEVWQAWALAAPETEIAIQGAVALARQGGKDIAPRILEKLNAIDFAKLDERQQLDLLRAYELVLARMGDPDPAAAQATLTHLEPLFPAKSDSLNRELGNLLVTLKSPTIVAKTIRLMETEPRRELKPWLTNLDRNAGYGGAAAGMLKSQPDLQKIHYIFALKNLKEGWTMDQRKGFFSFIDKARGWSGGSSYRGFLRNIDREAFEPLSEKDRLAIEAAGARKPDLPPELPKPVGPGHEWTFDEVTALADKVASGRDFKNGEKTFAAARCVLCHRFGGDGGATGPDLTQAAGRFSYKDLADAMVHPSKVISDQYKASIIETKSGQVHTGRILSETDQAVTILLNPEDATKFATVPRSEIESIEPSKVSIMPAGLFNSLNETEVLDLMAFLLSRGNQNDGMFRKSRK, encoded by the coding sequence ATGCCCCTTCGCCGACTTGCCGGACTCCTCACGATCGCCGGCCTGCTGACCGGCACCGTCTCGGCCGCGGACGACGCTCCGCCGATCTCCCGGCAGGCGCCGGAGATCCTGACGATCGTCACTCCGGACAACCCGAATCCGAAGACCAAGGGGGACGAGTCGCGCGAGATCTTCCTCAAGGGGGCCGTCCCGCAGTGGATCTGGGGACCGGATGCGAACACGGTCTACCAGCTTCGGAAGACCTTCACCGCCGACACCAAGGCCGCGTCGCTCTTCGTCTCCTGCGATAACTCCGGCACCGTCACGCTGAACGGCAAGAAGATCGCGTCCGACGTGCCCTGGGACAGCCCTGCGATCCTCGACATCCAGAAGGACCTGAAAGCCGGTGAGAACGAGCTGATCGTCCTCGTGAAGAACGAAGGGGGAGCCTCCGGTTTCCTCTGCTCCCTCGCCCTGACGAAACAGGACGGCTCGGTCGAGTGCATCGTCTCCGATAACTCATGGACGGTCGCCAAAGCGGACGGCGAGAAGCTGGAGGGGGTCGCTCCCCGCCTCATCGGAAAGCTGGGGGACGGTCCCTGGAAGGACGTCATCCGCGGCCGCGACAACGACGGCGATCCGACGCGGGGCCTGTTCCGCGGCCTCAACGGCTTCCAGGTCGAAAAGCTCTACACCGTTCCCAAGGAAGAGCAGGGGTCGTGGGTCTCCATGACCTTCGACGACAAGGGGCGGATCATCGCCAGCGACCAGGGCGACAAGGGACTGTTCCGCATCACCCCCTCGCCGATCGGCAGCGACCAGCCGACGCTGATCGAAAAGATCCCGGCGAAGATCACTTCGGCCCAGGGGCTCCTGTGTGCCTTCGGCAGCCTCTACGTCTCGGTCAACGGCGGACCGGGGAGCGGCCTGTACCGCGTCCGGGATACGGACTCGGACGACCAGTACGACGAGGTGACGAAGCTCGCCACGTTCCTCGGCGGCGGCGAGCACGGCCCGCACGCGCTGCGGCTCGCGCCGGACGGAGCGTCGATCTACGTCGTCTGCGGCAACCACACCCGGCCGCCGGAGAAGATCGACTCCAGCCGCATCCCGACGAACTGGCAGGAAGACCAGGCGATCCCCCGCATGTGGGACGCTAACGGCCACGCGGTCGGGATCATGGCTCCGGGCGGATGGGTCGCGAGGACCGATCCCGAAGGGAAGACCTGGGAGATCGTCTCCGTCGGCTACCGCAATCAGTACGACATGGACTTCAACGCCGACGGCGAACTGTTCGTCTACGACTCCGACATGGAGTGGGACTTCGGGATGCCGTGGTACCGCCCCACCCGCGTCAATCACGCGACGAGCGGGAGCGAGTTCGGCTGGCGGAGCGGGTCGGGGGTCTGGCCGAACTACTACGCGGATTCGCTTCCGCCGACGGTGGAGATCGGTCCGGGATCGCCGGTCGGCGTCTCCTTCGGCTACGGAGCGAAGTTCCCCGCGAAGTACCAGAAGGCCCTCTACCTGTGCGACTGGACCTTCGGAACGATGTACGCCGTCCATCTCGAACCGGACGGCGCCAGCTACAAGTCGAGCATTGAGGAATTCCTCTCCCGTACGCCCCTTCCGCTGACCGACTGCGACATCGGTCCGGACGGCGCGCTCTACTTCACGGTCGGCGGCCGGGGGACGCAGTCGGAGCTCTTCCGCGTGACCTACGTCGGCAAAGAATCGACCGTCGCCGTCGATGCCCATGACGAAGCGGGCCGCAAGGACCGCGAACTGCGTCATCACCTCGAGTCGTTCCATCGCCGGGCAGAAGATCCCGAGGCGGCGGTCAAGGCGGCCTGGACCTATCTCGCCCACCCGGACCGCTTCATCCGCTACGCGGCCCGGATCGCCGTCGAGAACCAGCCGGTCGAGGTCTGGCAGGCTTGGGCCCTCGCCGCTCCGGAGACCGAGATTGCGATCCAGGGGGCCGTCGCGCTCGCCCGCCAGGGAGGGAAGGACATCGCCCCCCGGATCCTCGAAAAGCTGAACGCCATCGACTTTGCAAAGCTCGACGAGCGGCAGCAGCTCGACCTGCTGCGGGCCTATGAACTCGTCCTGGCCCGGATGGGGGATCCCGATCCGGCGGCCGCACAGGCGACGCTCACTCATCTCGAACCACTGTTTCCGGCCAAGAGCGACTCTCTCAACCGCGAGCTCGGCAACCTGCTCGTGACGCTCAAGTCCCCCACGATCGTCGCCAAAACGATCCGCCTGATGGAGACCGAACCGCGACGGGAGCTCAAGCCGTGGCTCACGAACCTCGACCGAAACGCCGGTTACGGCGGCGCCGCGGCGGGGATGCTCAAGAGCCAGCCCGACCTGCAGAAGATCCACTACATCTTCGCTCTCAAGAATCTCAAAGAGGGCTGGACGATGGATCAGCGGAAAGGGTTCTTCAGCTTCATCGACAAGGCCCGCGGCTGGAGCGGCGGGTCGAGCTACCGGGGCTTCCTGCGGAACATCGACCGCGAAGCCTTTGAGCCGCTCTCCGAGAAGGACCGCCTCGCCATCGAGGCGGCCGGCGCCCGCAAGCCGGACCTTCCCCCCGAGCTCCCGAAGCCGGTCGGCCCCGGCCACGAGTGGACGTTCGACGAAGTGACCGCCCTGGCCGACAAGGTCGCGAGCGGCCGCGATTTCAAGAACGGCGAAAAGACCTTCGCCGCCGCGCGGTGCGTCCTGTGTCATCGCTTCGGCGGGGACGGCGGAGCGACCGGGCCGGACCTGACCCAGGCCGCGGGCCGGTTCAGCTACAAGGATCTGGCGGACGCCATGGTGCATCCGAGCAAGGTGATCAGCGATCAGTACAAGGCGTCGATCATCGAAACGAAGAGCGGCCAGGTTCACACCGGCCGCATCCTCTCGGAGACCGATCAGGCTGTAACGATTCTGCTGAATCCCGAGGATGCAACGAAGTTCGCGACCGTGCCGAGAAGTGAGATTGAATCGATTGAACCGTCGAAGGTATCGATTATGCCGGCGGGCCTGTTTAATTCTCTGAACGAAACGGAAGTTCTCGACCTTATGGCCTTCCTTCTTTCGCGCGGCAACCAAAATGACGGCATGTTCCGCAAATCCCGGAAATAG
- a CDS encoding DUF1501 domain-containing protein, whose product MDFANLQHQTRRHFLKTSQSALGALSLAALMGQDTRAASQVVNPLAPRRAPLPAKAKQVIYVHLTGSPPHLDLYDYKPELVKLSGQDAPESFIKGKRFAFTSGTPKLLGTPRTFQQYGEGGVWLSDAVPNFHGVADELCVVKSMYTDQFNHAPAELLIYTGSPRSGRPSLGSWVTYGLGTENENLPGFVVLISSGVQPNGGKNSFGSGFLPSVYQGVQCRSQGDPVLYASDPEGMSREMRRQSLDALRDLNEMQLQEFGHPETLTRIAQYELAYRMQMSVPEAMDITKEPKHILDMYGAVPGAASLANNCLLARRLVEQGVRYVQLFDWGWDFHGTGPGEDIRDGLTKKCATMDKPVAALIRDLRQRGMLDETLIVIGGEFGRTPFREGRTAGGNILGRDHFPDCYSMVLAGGGVKRGFSYGESDELGFSVATDKVHVHDLQATLLHLLGFDHERLTYRFQGRDYRLTDVHGHVVKGILA is encoded by the coding sequence ATGGACTTCGCCAACCTCCAACACCAGACACGACGTCACTTCCTCAAGACGTCCCAGTCCGCCCTCGGAGCCCTCTCGCTCGCCGCCCTCATGGGGCAGGACACCCGCGCCGCCAGCCAGGTCGTCAACCCCCTCGCTCCCCGACGTGCCCCCCTCCCCGCCAAAGCCAAACAGGTCATCTACGTCCACCTGACCGGCTCCCCCCCACACCTCGACCTCTACGACTACAAACCCGAGCTCGTCAAACTCAGCGGCCAGGACGCGCCGGAATCGTTCATCAAGGGCAAACGCTTCGCCTTCACCTCCGGCACTCCCAAACTCCTCGGCACGCCCCGTACCTTCCAGCAATACGGCGAAGGGGGCGTCTGGCTCTCCGACGCCGTCCCGAACTTTCACGGCGTGGCGGACGAGCTGTGCGTCGTGAAGTCGATGTACACCGACCAGTTCAACCACGCCCCGGCCGAGCTCCTTATCTACACCGGCTCCCCCCGGTCCGGTCGCCCCTCCCTCGGCTCCTGGGTCACCTACGGCCTCGGCACCGAGAACGAAAACCTCCCCGGCTTCGTCGTCCTCATCTCCAGCGGCGTCCAGCCCAACGGCGGCAAGAACTCCTTCGGCAGCGGCTTCCTCCCCTCCGTCTACCAGGGTGTGCAGTGCCGCTCCCAGGGCGACCCGGTCCTCTACGCCTCGGACCCGGAAGGGATGTCCCGCGAGATGCGGCGGCAGAGCCTCGACGCTCTCCGCGACCTCAACGAAATGCAGCTCCAGGAGTTCGGCCACCCCGAAACCCTGACGCGGATCGCCCAGTACGAGCTCGCCTACCGCATGCAGATGTCCGTCCCCGAGGCGATGGACATCACCAAAGAGCCGAAGCACATCCTCGACATGTACGGCGCCGTCCCCGGCGCGGCGAGCCTCGCCAACAACTGCCTCCTGGCCCGGCGGCTGGTGGAGCAGGGGGTCCGCTACGTTCAGCTCTTCGACTGGGGCTGGGATTTTCACGGAACGGGGCCGGGCGAAGACATCCGCGACGGCCTCACCAAGAAGTGCGCGACGATGGACAAGCCGGTCGCCGCTCTCATCCGCGACCTGCGGCAGCGGGGAATGCTCGACGAGACCCTCATCGTCATCGGCGGCGAGTTCGGCCGCACTCCCTTCCGTGAGGGACGGACCGCCGGCGGCAACATCCTGGGACGCGACCACTTTCCGGACTGCTACTCGATGGTCCTGGCAGGCGGCGGCGTCAAACGAGGATTCTCGTATGGCGAGTCCGATGAGCTCGGCTTCTCGGTCGCCACCGACAAGGTCCACGTCCACGACCTCCAGGCGACGCTCCTGCACCTGCTCGGCTTCGACCATGAGCGGCTGACGTACCGTTTCCAGGGGCGTGACTACCGCCTGACGGACGTCCACGGCCACGTCGTCAAGGGAATCCTGGCGTGA
- a CDS encoding hydroxypyruvate isomerase family protein: protein MTLRVPRRQWLQAAGLLGAGMISSQVQADDEKPVATKGRIQQSLVHWCYAPHWKSFDELCQAAVRLGCKSIELCDPEHWPTLKKHGLTCAIAGSHGFPKGFNNPGEWEECTRVLKQRIDQCVDFGVKRVITFTGMSHGLSKEEGAENFVKGIKEAVGHAEKQKVDLCLEMLNTRDDSHPMKGHPGYQGDDMEYCIGLIDKVGSPRLKVLFDIYHVQIMHGDVIRRIRQHKEHIGHIHTAGNPGRGELDPMQEINYPACMHALLDVGYDGYVGQEFIPTRDAWTGLKEAVSQCDV from the coding sequence GTGACTCTTCGCGTTCCCCGTCGTCAGTGGTTGCAGGCCGCCGGACTCCTCGGCGCCGGGATGATCTCGTCACAGGTTCAGGCCGACGACGAAAAGCCGGTCGCCACCAAGGGGCGGATTCAGCAGTCGCTCGTCCACTGGTGCTACGCCCCGCACTGGAAGTCGTTCGACGAACTCTGCCAGGCCGCTGTCCGCCTCGGCTGCAAGAGCATCGAGCTGTGCGATCCGGAGCACTGGCCCACGCTCAAGAAGCACGGCCTGACCTGCGCCATCGCCGGCAGCCACGGGTTCCCCAAAGGGTTCAACAATCCCGGCGAGTGGGAGGAGTGCACCCGCGTCCTCAAGCAGCGGATCGACCAGTGCGTCGACTTCGGCGTGAAGCGGGTTATCACCTTCACCGGCATGTCCCATGGCCTGTCGAAGGAGGAAGGGGCGGAGAACTTTGTGAAGGGGATCAAGGAGGCGGTCGGACATGCAGAGAAGCAGAAGGTCGACCTCTGTCTGGAGATGCTCAACACCCGCGATGACAGCCATCCGATGAAAGGGCACCCTGGGTATCAGGGGGATGACATGGAGTACTGCATTGGCCTGATCGACAAGGTGGGCTCGCCGCGGCTCAAAGTTCTGTTCGACATTTACCATGTCCAGATCATGCACGGCGATGTCATCCGCCGGATCCGTCAGCACAAGGAGCACATCGGCCACATCCACACGGCGGGGAACCCCGGGCGGGGCGAGCTCGATCCGATGCAGGAGATCAATTACCCGGCGTGCATGCATGCTCTGCTGGACGTCGGCTATGACGGGTATGTGGGGCAGGAGTTCATTCCGACCCGCGATGCGTGGACCGGGCTGAAGGAAGCCGTTTCCCAGTGCGACGTCTGA
- a CDS encoding RimK family alpha-L-glutamate ligase, whose protein sequence is MRIVVLGNEGSWYVADLQRAARERGHVCERIDYGALVAEASTARNTVLSGDEDLAAWDAVVIRTMPPGSLEQVVFRMDALHRLHESGVQVLNSPRAIECAVDKYLTTARLARDGLPVPATIACEGFDQAMAAFERLGGDVVVKPLFGAEGRGIVRVSDPDIAHRVFRTLERIGAVLYLQQFIRHPGWDLRLLLLDGRPLGAIRRSNPTDFRTNISREGHAEVHTPDDREVEYAIRAAESTQTRFAGVDLLYGPDGTLYVIEVNAVPGWRGFQKATGLDVAERVVSSIESSS, encoded by the coding sequence ATGCGGATCGTGGTGCTCGGCAACGAGGGGAGCTGGTACGTCGCGGACCTGCAGCGCGCCGCCCGCGAGCGCGGACACGTCTGCGAACGGATCGACTACGGCGCGCTCGTCGCGGAAGCGTCGACCGCTCGAAACACCGTCCTGAGCGGCGACGAGGATCTGGCGGCGTGGGACGCCGTCGTGATCCGGACGATGCCGCCGGGGTCGCTCGAGCAGGTCGTCTTCCGCATGGACGCGCTGCATCGACTCCACGAATCGGGCGTGCAGGTCCTGAACTCCCCGCGGGCGATCGAGTGCGCCGTCGACAAGTACCTGACGACGGCGCGGCTGGCCCGCGACGGCCTTCCCGTCCCCGCGACCATCGCCTGTGAAGGGTTCGATCAGGCGATGGCCGCCTTTGAGCGGCTCGGCGGAGACGTCGTCGTCAAGCCGCTGTTCGGGGCGGAAGGGCGGGGGATCGTGCGGGTCTCCGATCCCGATATCGCCCATCGCGTCTTCCGGACCCTGGAGCGGATCGGCGCGGTCCTCTATCTCCAGCAGTTCATCCGGCATCCCGGCTGGGACCTGCGGCTCCTCCTCCTCGACGGCCGCCCGCTCGGCGCCATCAGACGTTCGAACCCCACGGACTTCCGAACGAACATCTCCCGCGAAGGGCACGCCGAAGTCCACACGCCCGACGATCGGGAAGTCGAGTACGCGATCCGCGCCGCGGAGAGCACCCAGACCCGGTTCGCCGGTGTCGATCTTCTCTACGGCCCGGACGGCACGCTCTACGTGATCGAAGTCAACGCCGTCCCCGGCTGGCGCGGGTTTCAGAAGGCGACGGGCCTCGATGTCGCGGAGCGAGTCGTGAGCTCGATCGAGAGTTCGTCGTGA
- the rph gene encoding ribonuclease PH produces MSFERPGGRKPDELRPITVERPYLGAAPGRVLIRAGRTAVLCTASVDESVPPWKKGEIPPTGWVTAEYSMLPGSTAPRKQRERGGKVDGRSTEIQRLIGRSLRSVIDTVALGARTISIDCDVLEADGGTRTLSITGGFIALVDAVSSIQAEGFDWRKVFTGSIAAVSVGILGGNPILDLEYVEDSRAEVDMNVVMTGAGHFVEVQGTAEKGTFSYDELQQQLAIANKGIRELTAIQKQILGDLWPA; encoded by the coding sequence ATGTCCTTCGAACGACCCGGCGGCCGAAAGCCCGATGAACTCCGTCCCATCACGGTCGAGCGGCCGTATCTCGGCGCCGCGCCGGGGCGGGTCCTGATCCGGGCGGGCCGGACCGCGGTCCTCTGCACCGCCAGCGTCGACGAGTCGGTCCCCCCCTGGAAGAAGGGGGAGATTCCGCCGACCGGTTGGGTAACGGCTGAATACAGCATGCTCCCCGGCAGCACCGCCCCGCGGAAGCAGCGGGAGCGTGGCGGCAAGGTCGACGGACGGTCGACCGAGATCCAGCGGCTCATCGGCCGCAGCCTGCGTTCCGTGATCGACACTGTGGCCCTGGGGGCCCGGACGATCAGCATCGACTGCGACGTCCTCGAAGCGGACGGCGGAACCCGGACGCTGAGCATCACCGGAGGCTTCATCGCCCTCGTCGACGCAGTGTCGAGTATCCAGGCCGAAGGCTTCGACTGGCGGAAGGTGTTCACCGGCAGCATCGCGGCAGTCAGCGTCGGGATCCTCGGTGGGAATCCGATCCTCGACCTGGAGTACGTCGAGGACAGCCGGGCCGAGGTCGACATGAACGTCGTCATGACCGGGGCGGGGCACTTCGTCGAGGTCCAGGGGACCGCGGAGAAGGGGACCTTCTCGTACGACGAGCTTCAGCAGCAGCTCGCGATCGCCAACAAGGGGATCCGCGAACTGACCGCGATCCAGAAGCAGATTCTCGGCGACCTGTGGCCCGCGTAA
- a CDS encoding methylated-DNA--[protein]-cysteine S-methyltransferase gives MPDTLYAVSFFETDLGWIAMGGQKKQVTHLTFGHSTEEMARKDFLRRSPEIAWTETDWNPKARKILIEYAAGRSRDLAKIDVAFHASTEFQRKVLMIVRGLDYGETASYGEIAERAGAPGAARAVGTVMSTNRIPLLIPCHRVTAAGGKLGGYTARDGVNMKERLLKMERSRGGA, from the coding sequence ATGCCCGATACCCTTTACGCCGTTTCTTTCTTCGAGACCGACCTGGGCTGGATCGCGATGGGGGGCCAGAAGAAGCAGGTGACCCACCTGACATTCGGGCATTCCACGGAGGAAATGGCACGGAAGGACTTTCTGCGCCGTTCGCCGGAGATCGCGTGGACCGAAACGGACTGGAACCCGAAGGCCCGCAAGATCCTTATCGAGTATGCGGCGGGACGATCGCGCGATCTGGCGAAGATCGATGTCGCGTTCCACGCGAGCACCGAATTCCAGCGGAAGGTCCTGATGATCGTTCGCGGACTCGATTACGGAGAGACCGCCAGCTACGGAGAGATCGCCGAGCGGGCCGGCGCGCCGGGGGCGGCCCGCGCAGTCGGAACGGTCATGTCGACGAACAGGATCCCGCTCCTCATTCCCTGCCACCGTGTGACCGCGGCGGGAGGAAAGCTCGGCGGCTACACGGCACGCGACGGCGTCAACATGAAAGAACGACTGCTGAAGATGGAGCGGTCCCGCGGAGGGGCATGA
- a CDS encoding M24 family metallopeptidase, whose translation MAPWTEHRRVQQIARDVLVAIAASICPDDTERSIADRAVAELARRGIDETWYHQCPALVLLGTRSCLSLSGRDYTPADEPVGDFNLVTVDLSPSDRGVWGDLARSFYIEDGKATAAPASAEFREGADVLAALHRAVVEFATPDRTLHELFEFGNGEIARHGFRNLDFLGNLGHSITSRPEDRVYLERGNRRRLGDLPLFTFEPHIRKGPPTPLAGGAWGFKHEEIYRFNDSGRLEPL comes from the coding sequence ATGGCACCGTGGACGGAACACCGCCGCGTGCAGCAGATCGCCCGCGACGTCCTCGTGGCGATCGCCGCGTCCATCTGTCCTGACGACACGGAACGCTCCATCGCGGACCGGGCCGTGGCGGAGCTCGCCCGCCGCGGAATCGACGAGACCTGGTATCACCAGTGTCCCGCGCTCGTCCTGCTGGGGACGCGGTCCTGTCTCTCCCTCTCCGGCCGCGACTACACGCCGGCGGACGAGCCAGTCGGAGACTTCAATCTCGTGACGGTCGATCTCAGTCCCAGCGACCGCGGAGTCTGGGGAGACCTGGCGAGAAGCTTCTACATCGAAGATGGAAAAGCCACCGCGGCGCCCGCCTCCGCAGAGTTTCGGGAAGGGGCGGATGTCCTCGCAGCGCTGCATCGCGCGGTCGTGGAGTTCGCGACGCCCGACCGAACGCTTCACGAGCTGTTCGAGTTCGGCAACGGGGAGATCGCCCGTCACGGCTTCCGCAATCTCGACTTCCTGGGAAACCTCGGCCACTCAATCACGTCACGTCCCGAAGACCGGGTGTATCTCGAGCGAGGCAATCGTCGACGGTTGGGGGATCTGCCGCTGTTCACTTTCGAGCCGCACATCCGCAAAGGTCCGCCGACCCCACTCGCAGGAGGGGCGTGGGGCTTTAAGCACGAGGAGATCTATCGCTTCAACGACTCCGGGCGACTCGAGCCACTGTAA
- a CDS encoding sugar nucleotide-binding protein: MDTILVVGIETVVGANFAAHFAEQHDVVGVSCGAPIRIEGCRTVSNTSSAADIVAQVRPAKVIYCGPESRSSWDPATDSTLQKSSSAAREWASASAAGKAAFAMISSDAVFTGPWIFHDEDSTSESASAAAEAIRKTEACVAEANPAALLIRTNAFGWSPLANGWLEKTLQTIELRRTIDQDSFRHSTPILATDLADIVDRAFAEGLAGLHHVAGAERVSPHNFVQRLADQFDLPWLAVRREPTTLETAGEGANETSLQTKKIRKALCVAMPMLTEGLDRLSAQRFNGHRDLLIQPAAAGVAAA, encoded by the coding sequence GTGGATACGATTCTCGTCGTCGGAATTGAAACGGTCGTCGGGGCGAACTTTGCCGCCCACTTTGCGGAACAGCACGATGTTGTCGGCGTCTCGTGTGGCGCCCCGATCCGCATCGAAGGGTGCCGGACGGTCTCCAACACGTCGTCCGCCGCCGACATCGTCGCCCAAGTCCGTCCCGCGAAAGTCATCTACTGCGGCCCGGAGTCCCGTTCGAGCTGGGACCCCGCGACGGATTCGACTCTCCAGAAGTCCTCGTCCGCCGCCCGGGAATGGGCGAGCGCCTCCGCGGCCGGCAAGGCCGCGTTTGCCATGATCTCTTCGGACGCCGTCTTCACCGGTCCGTGGATCTTCCACGACGAAGACTCGACGAGCGAGTCGGCCTCTGCGGCCGCAGAGGCGATCCGCAAGACGGAAGCCTGTGTCGCGGAAGCGAATCCGGCTGCCCTCCTGATCCGCACCAATGCTTTCGGCTGGTCGCCGCTCGCCAACGGCTGGCTTGAGAAGACGCTCCAGACGATTGAGCTCCGTCGGACGATCGACCAGGACTCGTTCCGCCACTCGACGCCGATCCTGGCGACCGACCTGGCCGACATCGTCGACCGGGCTTTTGCTGAAGGACTGGCCGGCCTGCACCATGTTGCCGGGGCGGAGAGGGTCAGCCCGCACAACTTCGTTCAGCGGTTGGCCGACCAGTTCGACCTCCCGTGGCTGGCTGTTCGTCGTGAACCGACGACGCTTGAGACGGCCGGCGAAGGGGCCAATGAGACTTCGCTGCAGACCAAGAAGATCCGCAAGGCTCTTTGCGTGGCGATGCCGATGCTGACTGAAGGGCTCGATCGCCTGAGCGCTCAGCGGTTCAACGGCCATCGCGACCTGCTGATCCAGCCGGCGGCTGCTGGTGTTGCCGCCGCCTGA
- a CDS encoding Gfo/Idh/MocA family protein — protein sequence MSVSRRHFLQGSLLGSLAITTGGKTEYVFAQEEKQSSSPNEKISVGLVGAGGRGGDHLNGYTSRSDTEITYVCDTDEGRANGAADTIEKKTGKRPNVVTDFRKALEDKSLDCISTATPNHWHSLVSIWSMQAGKDVYVEKPVSHNVWEGRQAAGWARKLNKICQCGTQSRSSPSLKEAVQFVQSGQLGKILYAIGTCYKPRPSIGKLDKPLKIPESVNYDLWCGPAAMVDLYRPKLHYDWHWDFNTGNGDMGNQGIHQMDIARWFLGENELSPRIRSIGGRLGYDDAGNTPNTQVVIHDYAKAPLIFETRGLPKSKMSYKDGMDSYRGSGVGVIVQCENGYIVCPSYTNVTAYDKDGKEIKAWKGGGDHYANFIAGVRSRNHKDLNADILEGHLSSALCHTGAISHLLGQKKTATEAAVGTEANPQWADSYDRMVKHLEANNVDVSQAVLTLGPWIEMDPKTETFKDNAAANELLTRKYRHPYVVPECPA from the coding sequence ATGTCCGTGTCACGTCGTCATTTCCTCCAGGGAAGCCTGCTGGGCTCCCTGGCCATCACCACGGGCGGAAAGACCGAATACGTCTTTGCCCAGGAAGAAAAGCAGAGTTCCAGCCCCAACGAAAAAATCTCCGTCGGCCTCGTGGGAGCCGGGGGACGCGGCGGCGATCACCTCAACGGCTACACCAGCCGCTCCGACACGGAAATCACCTACGTCTGCGACACAGACGAAGGTCGGGCCAACGGCGCCGCCGATACGATCGAAAAGAAGACCGGCAAGCGCCCGAACGTCGTCACCGACTTCCGCAAAGCTCTCGAAGACAAGTCGCTCGACTGCATCTCGACCGCGACCCCGAACCACTGGCACTCCCTCGTCTCGATCTGGTCGATGCAGGCCGGCAAGGACGTCTACGTCGAGAAGCCGGTCAGCCACAACGTCTGGGAAGGGCGCCAGGCCGCCGGCTGGGCTCGCAAGCTGAACAAGATCTGTCAGTGCGGCACTCAGTCCCGCTCCAGCCCGAGCCTCAAGGAGGCGGTCCAGTTCGTCCAGAGCGGACAGCTCGGCAAGATCCTTTACGCCATCGGCACCTGCTACAAGCCGCGGCCGTCGATCGGCAAGCTCGACAAGCCGCTCAAGATTCCGGAATCGGTCAACTACGACCTGTGGTGCGGCCCGGCGGCGATGGTCGACCTCTATCGCCCCAAGTTGCACTACGACTGGCACTGGGACTTCAACACCGGCAACGGCGACATGGGGAACCAGGGGATCCATCAGATGGATATCGCCCGCTGGTTCCTGGGTGAGAACGAGCTCTCGCCGCGGATCCGGAGCATCGGCGGTCGGCTCGGCTACGACGACGCCGGCAACACGCCGAACACGCAGGTCGTGATCCACGACTACGCGAAGGCACCGCTGATCTTCGAAACCCGCGGCCTGCCGAAGTCCAAGATGTCCTACAAGGACGGAATGGACTCGTATCGCGGTTCGGGCGTGGGCGTGATCGTGCAGTGCGAGAACGGGTATATCGTCTGCCCGTCCTACACGAACGTCACGGCGTACGATAAGGACGGCAAGGAGATCAAGGCCTGGAAGGGAGGCGGCGATCACTACGCCAACTTCATCGCCGGGGTCCGGTCACGGAACCATAAGGATCTCAACGCCGACATTCTGGAAGGTCACCTGTCGAGCGCCCTGTGCCACACCGGGGCGATTTCGCACCTGCTGGGTCAAAAGAAGACCGCCACGGAAGCGGCCGTCGGGACGGAAGCGAATCCGCAGTGGGCGGATTCCTACGACCGGATGGTCAAGCATCTGGAGGCGAACAACGTCGACGTTTCGCAGGCGGTGCTGACGCTTGGTCCGTGGATCGAGATGGATCCGAAGACGGAGACGTTCAAGGACAATGCCGCGGCGAATGAGCTGCTGACGCGGAAGTATCGTCATCCGTATGTTGTGCCGGAATGCCCGGCGTGA